One segment of Massilia sp. Se16.2.3 DNA contains the following:
- a CDS encoding RNA methyltransferase, producing the protein MNQPDSDTSLFTRLPNRLRFVLVETSRAGNVGSVARAMNTMGFSELVLVAPRCADPLRDPEAIAFASGAIDVLEGARIVGSIAEAPEGSNFAAAVSARLREFSPPVWTPRQFAGHAAAQGELRPALILGNERVGLPNEIVEKCNVLINIPANPAYSSLNLSQAAQVLAYECRMAAIGDSLPETPIGFQGDAASVTQIEGMYAHLEEALVSIGFLNADNPKKLMPRLKRLFSRTQLETEEVNILRGIARQILKR; encoded by the coding sequence ATGAACCAGCCCGATTCCGACACGTCTCTTTTTACCCGCCTGCCGAATCGGCTCAGATTCGTGCTCGTCGAAACCAGCCGCGCCGGCAACGTCGGCTCGGTCGCGCGTGCCATGAATACAATGGGTTTTTCCGAGCTGGTGCTGGTGGCACCGCGCTGCGCCGACCCGTTGCGCGACCCGGAAGCGATCGCCTTTGCCAGCGGGGCGATTGACGTGCTGGAGGGCGCACGCATCGTCGGCAGCATCGCCGAAGCCCCGGAGGGCAGCAATTTCGCCGCCGCCGTCTCGGCGCGCCTGCGCGAATTCTCGCCGCCGGTCTGGACCCCGCGCCAGTTCGCCGGCCACGCGGCGGCCCAGGGCGAACTGCGTCCGGCCCTCATCCTCGGTAACGAGCGCGTCGGCCTGCCAAATGAGATCGTCGAGAAGTGCAATGTCCTGATCAATATTCCGGCGAACCCGGCGTATTCCTCGCTGAATTTGTCGCAGGCGGCCCAGGTGCTGGCCTACGAATGCCGCATGGCGGCCATCGGCGACAGCTTGCCGGAAACCCCCATCGGCTTCCAGGGCGACGCCGCCAGTGTGACGCAAATCGAGGGCATGTACGCCCACCTGGAAGAAGCCCTGGTATCGATCGGCTTTCTCAACGCGGACAATCCGAAAAAGCTCATGCCGCGCCTGAAGCGCCTGTTTTCGCGTACCCAGCTGGAAACGGAAGAAGTCAATATCCTGCGCGGGATTGCCAGGCAAATCCTCAAGCGTTAA
- a CDS encoding inositol monophosphatase family protein yields the protein MLNTAIKAARRAATVINRASFDLDRITVSEKQHNDFVTDIDQASEQAIVETLLKAYPDHAILGEESGPSRNLNDDSEYVWIIDPIDGTTNFMHGYPNFCISIALQQRGVITQAVVYDPVRNDLFTASKGAGAYLNDKRIRVRNHDRIGKALIAAGHGPDPRALAEYLRMYEVVASRCHGVRSSGSAALELANVAAGRVDAFFEKGLKIWDIAAGSLLVTEAGGIVGEFNGESEYINKGDIIAAGPKVFAQMIPLMVPFA from the coding sequence ATGCTCAATACGGCCATCAAGGCCGCTCGCCGCGCCGCCACCGTCATCAACCGCGCGTCTTTCGACCTCGACCGTATTACAGTCTCTGAAAAACAACACAACGATTTCGTCACCGACATCGACCAGGCCTCCGAACAGGCGATCGTCGAAACCCTGCTCAAGGCCTATCCCGACCACGCCATCCTCGGCGAAGAGTCCGGCCCGTCGCGCAACCTGAACGACGACAGCGAATACGTCTGGATCATCGATCCGATCGACGGCACCACCAATTTCATGCACGGCTACCCGAACTTCTGCATCTCGATCGCGCTGCAGCAGCGCGGTGTGATCACGCAGGCCGTCGTCTACGACCCGGTGCGCAATGACCTGTTCACCGCCAGCAAGGGCGCCGGCGCCTACCTCAACGACAAGCGCATCCGCGTGCGCAACCACGACCGCATCGGCAAGGCGCTGATCGCCGCCGGCCACGGCCCGGATCCGCGCGCGCTGGCCGAATACCTGCGCATGTACGAAGTCGTCGCCTCGCGCTGCCACGGCGTGCGCAGCAGCGGTTCGGCCGCGCTGGAACTGGCCAACGTGGCTGCCGGCCGCGTCGACGCATTTTTCGAGAAGGGCTTGAAAATCTGGGATATCGCCGCAGGTTCGCTGCTGGTGACGGAAGCGGGCGGCATCGTTGGCGAGTTCAACGGCGAGTCGGAATACATCAACAAGGGCGACATCATCGCCGCCGGCCCGAAGGTATTTGCACAGATGATCCCGCTGATGGTTCCTTTCGCGTAA
- a CDS encoding DUF2145 domain-containing protein: MLRFAGVVRRELERSGGQAALVSRAGLDLSRFGLLYSHAAIALKDNPASPPGRAPAVLRLRRIAPAPVRPGHRRLRARGGSAGARPHVAGLPARCGGGASVAAAALDKPLALSLLAGQYSANAHAFSTRYQNCNQWVAELLASAWGGLAGGLDARSRAQEWLRERRYQAGPVKVPSHAMMFAGQFVPLVHVNDHPIDDIHALALQVSVPASIEAFVRQQAPNAQRVELCHDKERIVVHRGWEPLGAECKPGPGDEVIAFGS, from the coding sequence GTGCTGCGCTTTGCCGGCGTCGTCAGGCGCGAGCTGGAACGTTCTGGCGGGCAGGCGGCGCTGGTGTCGCGCGCGGGGCTCGACCTGTCCCGCTTCGGCCTGCTGTACTCGCACGCCGCCATCGCACTGAAGGACAACCCGGCCAGCCCCCCGGGCCGTGCGCCAGCTGTATTACGCCTGCGACGAATCGCGCCCGCGCCTGTTCGACCAGGGCATCGCCGGCTTCGCGCTCGGGGCGGAAGCGCCGGCGCGCGGCCACATGTCGCTGGTCTTCCTGCCCGGTGCGGAGGGGGCGCGAGCGTGGCCGCGGCGGCACTCGACAAGCCGCTGGCGCTGTCGCTGCTGGCCGGCCAGTACAGCGCGAACGCCCATGCCTTCAGCACGCGCTACCAGAACTGCAACCAGTGGGTGGCCGAGCTCCTCGCCAGCGCCTGGGGTGGCCTGGCGGGCGGGCTTGATGCGCGCAGCCGCGCCCAGGAATGGCTGCGCGAACGCCGCTACCAGGCCGGTCCCGTGAAGGTTCCTTCGCATGCGATGATGTTCGCCGGCCAGTTCGTGCCGCTGGTGCATGTGAACGACCATCCGATCGACGACATCCATGCGCTTGCCCTGCAGGTGAGCGTGCCGGCGTCGATCGAAGCCTTCGTGCGCCAGCAGGCCCCGAACGCCCAGCGCGTCGAGCTATGCCACGACAAGGAACGCATCGTGGTGCACCGGGGGTGGGAGCCGCTAGGGGCCGAGTGCAAGCCGGGGCCGGGCGACGAAGTGATTGCCTTCGGGTCCTGA